From the Desulfovibrio sp. JC010 genome, the window GGATTTCATCATCCTCTCCGGTAATTACCAGCGTTGATTTATCCAGACCGCTAAGGCGCGAACAGCTACCGGGCCAGACAATCATGGCATCGGCCTGCGCCTGCACAATTGCGGGGTCAGGAACTCTTGCCGGGCGAGGAAGCTTTTCCAGAGCATCGGGATATTTTTCAAGCCAGCCCGGCGGGAATATCATGGCCGCAATTTCCTTCATATCCATCTTGAGCAGCTTGCGGGTGATATACTCTACGGGCTGGGCAGCACAGGATGTACCCATGAGCACCAGCTTGTTGACCTTTTCCGGGTAATGCAGGGCCATTTCCTGCGCGATAAGTCCGCCCATGGACCAGCCGAAGACGTCCGCATGCGGATAGCCCAGTTCGCGCAGCAATCCCGCGCTGTCATCTGCCATGCGTTTGATGGATATTTTTTCGGTACCGTTGCTGGAGCCGCCCATGGACCGGTTATCAAAAATGATCACTGTATGCTCTTTGCCCAGTTCGCGAATCAGCTGCGCATCCCAGATATCCATGGTCCCGGCGTAGCCCATAATCATGAGCAGCGGCGGACCTTCCCCGAAAGTGCGGTAAGCAAGCTGCACATCATCCACCTGCACCTGTGATTTGGGCAGGGGAGTCAGGTAATGTGCCGAATCGGGAAGATTTTTCTGAACACATCCGCTCAGCAAAGCAAAAAGTGCAAAGATTAATAATATACGGCGCATGGCGGCTCCATTTTTATTTTTTATGATTCCGGATCAGGATACTCTTCATCTTCTTTTTTGGAAAGCCGGGCCTTTTCAACATCTTTTACCAGCTTCCCGTTCTTAAAATGATCCGCTATCACTTCATTGCGC encodes:
- a CDS encoding alpha/beta fold hydrolase — protein: MRRILLIFALFALLSGCVQKNLPDSAHYLTPLPKSQVQVDDVQLAYRTFGEGPPLLMIMGYAGTMDIWDAQLIRELGKEHTVIIFDNRSMGGSSNGTEKISIKRMADDSAGLLRELGYPHADVFGWSMGGLIAQEMALHYPEKVNKLVLMGTSCAAQPVEYITRKLLKMDMKEIAAMIFPPGWLEKYPDALEKLPRPARVPDPAIVQAQADAMIVWPGSCSRLSGLDKSTLVITGEDDEILPEPLSIEITELVQGSWLVRYNNATHWLMYQDPIGLGKTVNNFLAVEQDLFSN